The Mustelus asterias chromosome 1, sMusAst1.hap1.1, whole genome shotgun sequence genomic interval tcatGGTATATGTGTAGCATTTGCAGGTTAGATCTTCTGTAACATTTTACGTGCAATAGTTCGTTCTTTTGATTAAATAATACTTGTGACAAACTGGTCTTGTATaacaccagactattaatccacagtGCCATCTATTGACTGTATTAACAATCTACAGCAGGATAACATTTTAATACAAATAGCAGCCTCCTGCATCAGGAAACCACtactacaaactccacacactcgcccgaggccagaattgaactcgtgtccctagcactgtgaggcagcagtgctgtccacTAGGATTGCCTTTTATAACCTCTGCAACTTCACTCCGGTCTCTGCTTATCTGGTGCTGAAACGCTCATTCTCAGCTTCATTACCTCTAGATTTGGCTATGGCtggtcctggctggtctcccaattCTACCCTACGTAAACTTGAGGTCGTCCAAAACTCTGCCCATGTCTTGACCGGCACCAAATCCCATTTCCCTGTCCTTGCTGACCTATATTGCCACCCAGTCAAACAAAGACCTGattttacaattctcatccttgttttcagaccCCCACATCCCATGGCCTTTCCCGCTTCCTGTTTCCAATCTCtttcagccccacaaccctccaagtggttgacacttaaatggAGCAGCAAAGCatccagttcaaaggcaattaggaatgggcaaaattagcgctcctctaattctggcctcttgtgctccacaattggtggctgtgccttcagttttcCAGACCCTAAACCGTAGAATACCTTCCCTATACCTCGGCACCTATCtacttttctttcttcctttaagacctacctctttgaccaagctgctGGTCATTTACCCTAATATCATCTCCTGTGGCTTGGTgttatactttgttttataatgttctggtgaagcactttgggacacttATTTGTGTAGTGCCTTTGATGTAATAAAAGGTTGAGCTGCAAAAGCTTGAATGATGTTGTATGAAGTAGATTGTCTTGCAGCATGCTCCTTATACTTAGCTGATTAGTTTACTATCATTGAGCATATTTTTCTCCTGTACATTTAATGAGTTCTGTACACATCCATACATGTTGCTATTTGTTTCACAAACTGTTGGCTGGCACCTATTTAATCAACTGCAGTAAAGTAGGTGGTTTTGTTCCGTTTTAAGGGATACATTAATTAACATAATAAGTACATCAAGTAATATTATGTGGGTTATACTAATTGCTTAGTGCATGAATTGATATTGTGCCTAGCCAGATGAAGTGGAAGGTCTTGTTTGCTAATTCTTGTCTCAGTAATAGCTGCTTAGGCAAGTTACCTCTGCCAGTCAGGCAGTTCAGCTGCCAATGCACAAAAGAGTTTACAATTCAACTGTGGAGGACGTGACCATGCAGCCTGACTGTAACCCTTTACTCACCCAAAGTCTACACACAAATACTTTACTGGATGAGTGCCTAGATAGTGATTAGGAGTAGAAACCCTGGCTGATTTTTCTATCCCATTACAAATTGTAATGAAGAGCACCTAGGGGTGCTCCTGCAGATCACACGTATACATTTGCAACTCCGAAAAATGTTTCCCTCAATTTATTCTATGGAAGCGCTATATCATGGTGCAGGAAGTCTTCAATTTCCCAGCATCAACATTGCTTGCCTTGGTCACCATAGTCACCCAGCAAACTAAACATGGTGGAGAGTGAGCATGAAATTGGCTATGAAATTGTAAAATGATTTATGTGAGACCAGAGAGGACTAAGCATTaaagcttttaaaaataaaagtttttaaaaataaaagttttttaaaaatagtaaacAAAAACATTTCCAGATTGTCCAAATCTTGGCCTGAGATTTTAATTTTACACCTGAAATGGGTTTCAACTGAATTCCTTGAAGTTGTCTCTCGCAACAGTTGTGAAAATCAATGCACCATAAAATCATTGTTCTCTGCCTAGGTTAAATATTGTAATGTTTCCGAGGAAGTTGCTCTATTGACAGGGACATTTCCTGTATCTCAATTTATTGTTGTCTTTACAGGAGGGAGGCTGTTCCGATGTTCTTTCTGCCACAACTTCCTGTGTGAAGATGATCAGTTTGAACACCAAGCCAGCTGCCAAGTCTTGGATTCTGAAACTTATAAGTGTGAGTCACTTTTGATGTATCTGATGCAGACTTTTCTTATAAAACCCCAAGATTTAACTATGAATTTGTTGTTTTTCTTAAAGTTGCTCTTTATTTGCACTTGGCGCtggtgtggtggtattgccactggactagtaatccagagacccagggtaatactctggagacctgggtttgaatcccaccatggcagatggtgaaatttgaattcagtaaaaataaatctggaattaagagtctaatgaccatgaaaccattgtcaattgttgtaatcacccatttggttcattaatgtcattatagggaaggaaatctgccacccttacctgggcTGACatgcatgcgactccagacccacagcaaggtggttgacacttaaatggACTAGCAAATCacccagttcaaaggcaattggggatgggccataaatgatggcctagttaatgatgcccacattccctgaacgaataaaaaaaattagtgGCTGTCCAATGACATGTTTTGACAGCATGTATCCAAAGTACTATAGTATCAATTTAACATTTGGAATAGGATTAGAGTCCTGCAGGGATTGATTGATTGTTGCCTGGCCGTAATCAAATGATTTTGGGGCATCCCCTACCTAGGGGTGCTCCTGCAGAACACACGTATACATTTGCAACTCCAAAAAATGTTTCTCTCAATTTATTCTATGGAAGCGCTACATCATGGTGCAGGAAGTCTTCCATTTCCCAGCATCAACATTGCTTGCCTTGGTCACCATAGTCACCCAGCAAACTAAACATGGTGGAGAGTGAGCATGAAATTGGCTATGAAATTGTAAAATGATTTATGTGAAACCAGAGAggactaagtttaaagtttatttattagtgtcacaagtaggcttacattaatactacaatcaagttactgtgaaaatcccttaatcgccacactccggtacctgtccgggtacattgagggagaatttagcatggttagtgcacctaaccagcacaccttttggactgtgggagggaaccagagcacccggaggaaactcacgcagtcatggggagaacgtgcagactccgcacagatagtgatctaagccaggaatcgaaccctggtccctagcgctgtgaggcagcagtgctaaccactgtacactGTGACTAGATCAGTTACTGGTTCAATTGATGATTTGTTTATTACTATGTTTCTACCTTACTGATGAGAACATAATTTCTTTGCAGGCATCTCCTGTAATCGCCTGGGACAACATTCCTGCCTACGTTGTAAGGTGAAACTAACTGCCCTTAAACAAGTTTTCTCTATTCCATTTTTGAGATTTGGACTCCACAAAATATGCTAATTAAATTCATGCTCTGTAATAAGTGGGCATGCCGATTGTGTTTTCCAAGTGGAAAGTTCAACTGAAATACAAATCCTTCTAATTTTAATGCTACACTTTCATTAGTGACTTCTGTTGAATGACAGTTGCACTTTTTTTATTCTCCTCTCTTCCCCATCCCTGCAGGCCTGCTTTTGTGACGATCATGTTCGCAGCAAGATCTTCAAACAGGAAAAGGGGAAAGTGCCACCTTGTCCTAAATGTGGTCATGAAACACAGGAGACGAAAGATTTATGCATGTCCAGTAAGTTTGATTGTGATGGTTTCACCTGTTTATCAATCTGTGTGTCTTTAAACAATGACTCTCAACTTCCTCAGATGCAGGGGGGGTTAGGTCAGAGGGATGGGGTGAGGgcaggaggggggtgcggggttgAGGGGGATCCACTGGGAGGCATGTGAGAGGCTGGGTCTGGGTGTTTAAATAGTTACTCTGGAGTTGGAAATGATTTTTTCCTTTTAACTCTTTCAGTGTAACTATCtaggtaaaactggcagaaccgtCCGAAGCTAGGGATTTAAATTGTTTCTATTGGATGGTTCCTAGCCCAGCGCAATTGTCTAGAGGAAGTTAGCCCTTCTGGGCAATTGCCAGGTAAACTCTTAAGTGGGAACTTATGGGCCAATATATCTCAAAAATTAATACATGGATTCCAATGAAACTTGGTACACAATACGACCCAAGGAATAACTGATTAGTTTATGGCGAGGATATGGGTCTAGATCTTGGAATTTCTTTATAGGGTCCATTAACATTGGGGCAAATTGGCTTGTTTATTTAGAATTTCGTGGATTGTCTGCTGATGTGGTGGTATTTATCAGAGTAAAAATATGAGCAGAGCTTTCAGGGCAgattgttggatgtggattggctTGAACCttcctcagtgagatggaagctcttaagaaaaatatttttttcccaaCTTTGTAGTTACAGAGCATCAACCAGGCAGGGAAACTCTCGATGAAGAGCTGTAATAGTGCTGAGTTAACGCAGTGGGGCAGAAGTATGCACTCAGTGCTCTCTCCACTTGTCAGATATTGGATTGGTCTATTTTTGTCAAAGGTTTGCAATATTTAACATTGCTTAGAAGAAGATCTCATAAACCATGAGGGCATTTTATTATTAAATGGCTGTAGGGTAATATTTACTGTCATGGGACAGTTTATCTCACATATCTGTCCCGCATTGCAGTGTTCAAAATCTCCATCCCCGTTTGCAAATGTCTGCCGGGCTTCTCCTCACCCTACGTATCAGTCAATTTCCTCAGCTTGTCCATCAGTGACAGAGCCTCCAGTTCCTCACTGTGGAATTCCCTTTTGCCTTTTTATATTGTTACCTACCTTCAAGAGCCTCTTGAAAACCTTTGACACTTCCTACCCTCAAACATTTTCCCTTGCTTGGCATTTAGTCTGCAATGTGCCTTTTGGATGCTTCTGCATGTGATATCTTCATTGAACAGTTCAGAACAAAATATAAAGCAACTGAAATAAAAGGTTGCCATTTGAATGTGTTTTTTTCCTATTTAGTATATTAAAGGATGTGGAAAAAAATGTGCATAATACATGTCATTCTGATGATACCTACTTGAAGCAGTTCTATCACTTGAAAAAagttacaagtttatttattagtcacaagtaaagcttacattaacactgcaatgaagttactgtgaaattccccatgtcaccacactccgacgcctgtcgggtcactgcacctaaccagcacatctttcagactgtgggaggaaactggggcaccctggaggaaacccgcgtagacacgggagaacgtgcaaactccacacagatagtgacccaagccgagagtcgaacccggatccctggggctgtgaggcagcagtgctaaccaccgtgccaaatATAGCTCTTCAAGAGATTTGGGTTCAATTTCATCCTAGATTGATGGGATTACGTTTTTTTTTTCATCCATATTTTATGGACTTATAGTTTCTGCATGAAATTGTTTTGATATTGTTAAACTGGGTAGTGCGTCTTGAGTCAACCACATAAATTGCTCACATATTAGCATTGTGTTTGAAGCTTTACAAAAAGGCTGCAAGGATGGCTTGTCGAATTAACACAAGATACCAACTGGTGTAGCAGTAGTAGGGAGAATGTGCTTTTCAGGGTATCTCAAGTTGATGGCTGAAGCAGAGGTTTTGTTTTGTGTCTGACTTTGCCATCTTTGATTTGGGAATACCTGATAACAGCTTAGCAGAATGCCCATTCTTGAACCTGTATTTAAGTCTCCAGGAATAGGGTTATGTCCAATACACTCAGTTAATTCAGGTATGTCGCTGCAGTAACGCCCCTCAAAAGACAAATATTTTTAGTTTTACCCTCAAGCAGCTCTTGTTTGGAGGGACTGCACAGTTATCATGTGATGCCATGTTTGTTTCTCATATGAAATACAATTAGAAAAGCTCTGTTGAACCACACAATTATTCCATTAGGTTTAAATTTGAGATTATGGGGTCAACCATCTGAGGCCACTGATAGGAGTTATTTAATTTGCAATGTAATAATTGCAACCGCAGGTTGTCCTCGTCTTCCATTATGCAATCAAATGATTCTTCACATTTTAGCATCACAGTTGACTGAAAATGTATGGTTACGGTCTAGTTGTGGGTAACTTTATTTAAATGTAGATCCCACCTCTAAACTGGATGGTGGGACTGAGGAAACGGAGGAAAGAAGAACAGGTATTTTACATGAGGCAATTAAAAAGTTGTAACAATTATGATTGGTTATGCTGGTAGAAATTGCTAATTTAATAGAAACACTGGGTACTGGGAGGATGTATTaaccatttttattatttttgcatATTTCAATTGTGCGTCAAACTTATAACTCTCAGCTGTAGCTCAGTTGGTCACACACTTGCCTCTGAGTCTtgacacatttgatttgatttacaaacaggggcatcttgacaaatacatgaataagatgggaataaacggatatggttcctggacgggcagcatggtcggtgcaggcttggagggccgaagggcctgtttctgtgctgtaattttctttgagtcAGAAGCTTGTTTCACATCCCAATGcaatccccagtgtcctggccaatatttatccctcagtcagcaTCACATTATCTGGTCACAACTGCCCTTTTGTAAGAATTTATATGGCTCCCTTCCCAACCTTAGGACATCCcacagcactttacagccaatgcagtACACTTGAAATGTAGCCACTATTATAATGTGGGCACTAAAGTATTTGCTTTAATATTTGAATGCACGCATcaaacttaaaaacaaaattcAGGATGCTCTGCAACGTACATGGGCCTATTTTAACTCTTACTGAATGGTTTTGTGGAGGTTAAAATCCCACTCCATGTCCTTGTGTAATGTTTAAATGATTTGGTTTTatcaaaatataacaaaaatctTAAATTGTTAATCAAACGAATTGCCTTTGTGTTTTAGCCCGCTCATTGAAGTTTGGCAGACAGTCTGGTATTGACGATGATGGTCCATCTGGTTATAATGAATACTGGAAAAATCTGGCATCTGGTGGAGGTGGAACATATACTGGTGACGATGATGATGAGTATGGTGAAGATGATGATGAATACGATGAAGAGGAGGATGATGAAACAGAAGAGAAAACTGACAAAGAGGCTGACGATGTCGTTAAGGGTTATAGAGACGAATTTGCTGCTCTAAATCTGGGGCGAACTTACGCAAGTGGTTACGCAGACTATGAAGAATCGTAAGGATGTATCATAGTGGACACTCATTGAGGATGGTGTATtactttatattttaaaatgtaccTTCAcgtgaagtgttaatgtaagatgaATGATTACTTGCAGTGCAAATTTGTATTGGTTTGAAAGCTACATCTCAATAAAAACTTCCTTCAAACCCTTTAAATAAACACCATTTATGAATTCATTTGTGTCccttaactaaaaatgcttcacTTTTAATTATCCAGACATTTGACATTTATGTCTTTCTGCATTTTAGTTGTTGCTTTCTTATTTATTTTAACCTATATTCCCATCAAGAATGCAATTTATACATGGTCATTGCCGCTGATTATTTGGCTTAATAGGAGCTGTCTAAATAATTAATATTAATTGTgtcatttttaaatattcattcttgTGACATGAATGTCTTTATCGCATGGCTCAGTTGTCTATGCGTAggtgacagtgagccaaggccgttTGGCCCAGCTGGTTATATGACATTGAGTTGGTGGCGGGAAAGCAGACATACTGATGTCCTGGAAGAGCCTTCCTGAGATCTTGCCTCAGCACTCCGATGTATCTGTTTGTAGAGGGTTGTAGTGAGCTGATGATGTTCAAAAGTTTCTGTCAATAAGGTGGTAGCTGTCTGAGGTTCTCTGATAGTTTTGAGAGCAATCAGGAAAGGCTCCCAACATTTTGGGGAACGGGGTTGGAATGCCACTTTGGCGTTGGTGGAGCTTACCACTTTGGCCACATTGGTCTCCAAGCACCACGTGTGGTGGCAACATCTGAGCTGGTGCATGTTGGGTGACATGGGGGCTGGTGATGCCGCATGTTCACAAGGATGGCCTCTTCCTCCAATGCCTTATGGGCTTCTGTACCTTCAGCAATGAGATGAAAGAGAGGGATAAGGGTTAGATCTTAGTGTGAAGGAAATGTTACTGAAAGCTGAGGTTTGTCATGCACACTAGTGTGAGATAAAAGTAAGGAGAAAAATATGTACAAAGAAATGCTGCACAACTCTTCCAGGCCAAATCACCTTGGCCACAGCTTTCACCCTGTCTTTTGAGTGGTAGAGGGTTGTATAGATGCGCTTTTAATTCTTCATTAGCAGCCTTTTGGCACAGTTCAACTGTAGGAACACTTCTACAAAGAATGGAATGTGTAACTGTGAGAAACTTGAGGTTTTCTTCTAAGGAAGTGTCCATAATGATAGAGTACATGGTATACTATATCAGGTGTGAGTTGAAAGGAATAATGCAGGTGTGAGAGTATGAGGAGATACAAGTGTCAGTGTAGTATGGTCACAGACCACGTTAGAGAGCAGGCTGTGGTGGATGGGGAAGGAATGAGGCTgtaggcaccttccaaacccgtggccATTTCCATctaaaaagacaagggcagcagagggcATTCTTACCGTGACAACATGTGAAGTCTTTGCTATCTCAGTAATGCACCAAACTCTCAATGATTCATGCTTAGTGCAGGGTATATAAACCGGTGACCACTTTGCGGAACACTTTTGCTCAGTCCACGAGCATGACCTCAACCTTCCTGTTgcatgccattttaactcagcatcttgctctcatgcccacatgtccatccttggcctgctgctatgctccagtgaagtccatgcaagctggaggagcagcacctcatcttccagttGGGTACTTTACAACCCTCCAGATTCAATGTTGAGCTTGGCAACTTTAGATtttaacctttctcctccatcttaaatgtcCCACTTTCGTTTTTTTAAATATTCCATACATGTATTGCCTTAATGCAAAacaccccacctccccttctCACTCAAGGccatctgtcttttgctcttaaaGTTAATACCTTTTGTTGCGGTTTCAACAGTTCCAACACGTTCtcccttcagctctgacaaagagtcaaaccacccaaaacgttaactctgtttctctctgaaaggattaataatcacacaagtttaaaaatcagttAAGATACAAGCTGTATTTCAgcacacagggaaagctatgtgaAAAACCATaggtcttgattaaagcagacccagataagagtcaTGGACCATTTaattgaatgatgtgcagctgcagcttatctttgcccactagtgcaaggaacaatggaaaagaaggttgatataccattggtcagagacATAGCTATCATTGCTTGATGATATAATTAGTAAGACATGCACAAGTTATAATTGGATATCTTTATATATGTATGACATAACCCTAATCAATAACTGTGaggtggatagagataactcctatagtTTGGTATATGCTAATGActtgtaatcgaatttgaaactataattacTTGTGTATTTTTGaattcagtacactgactggttgTAAAAATTGGATCAGGGTCCTGTAGTGCTACAGTTGTCAGTAAATCATTTTGAACCAATCCATGACTTTGTCAGGCTATTTGAGAGGAACAATAGTTTTAACTACAACAAGAAGAAAAACATTGTACTAGTCCCGCAACACTCTCCTAAtaaatgctggcagacctgctgagattttttggAGTCCTCTGTTCTTGTATGTAATTGTTTAGTGTGTATACCTGATGAATTTGCACAAAATCCAGAAATTACATTTTGCAGTGCCTGTTTTTCAGGTACATAACTGGCACCAAAGAATACAACATGGCGAATGCTGCATAATACTTATTCTACCCCcttattctgaaagacgtgttggttaggtgcattgacccgaatagatgccggactgtggcgactaggggaatttcactaacttcattacagtgttaatgtaagccttacttgtgactaataataaactttacctcccccccccccccccccccccccaatgctgtACTGTTTTTAGTGCCTCGCTGTTGCCAGGCTTGCTGCCCTAAATGGGCGTTAGGGCCCATTCTGTCTGTACAAATCAGGACCTAAAATCCTGTAAGATTGCTCTATTTCCTATCTCATTTTTTTGCTTccctattttgtttttattaattttGCTCTTACCATTTTAACCTAATATTTCCATTCAGTTATCTTTGAAGAattcagcctcaactgcttcagttgCCTTGGTTCATCCTTCTCTTGACTCCCACTAATAATTTGGGGGTAGGCAGTTATTTTCGGGAAGACTGGGTTTCAAAGGCCCAAGAACTGGTTCCAAAAGGCCTTTTATTCAAGCGATCAAAAGCACACTCCCTGACATAGAATTTGAAAGGCAATCAATGGATTAGTAAACTCCATTAGTAAAATGaactaggggcggcacagtggtcagcactgctgcctctcagcgtcaaggacctgggtttgattcccaacttgagtcattgtctgtgcggaatttgcacgttctccccgtgtcttcttgagtttcctcccacagtccaaaatgctggttaggtgcattggccatgctaaagtctccctcagtgtacccgaacaggtgctggagtgtggcgactagggaattttcacagtaacttcattgcagtgttaatgtaaacctacttttgatagtaataaataaactttaaactcatcaGTGGCCCAAACAAAAGCAGAGACAGCAAATCACTGCCCTCCCAGGAGGTGTGGGCCGGGGTACCCTGATGGATTGAATATGGGGGCTGCGACCCCAGATGGCCTGTCCTCATCTGATGAAGATCCTGGAAGAGAGAGGACATGGGGTAAGCTTTTGGGAATATCAAGGGTG includes:
- the znf330 gene encoding zinc finger protein 330 encodes the protein MPKKKTGARKKAESRKEREKLTRAARDVVDVAKHPCNASMECDKCQRRQKNRAFCYFCSSLQKLPICAQCGKTKCMLKSSDCVVKHPGVYSTGLAMVGAVCDFCEAWVCHGRKCLSTHACSCPLADVDCIECERGVWDHGGRLFRCSFCHNFLCEDDQFEHQASCQVLDSETYKCISCNRLGQHSCLRCKACFCDDHVRSKIFKQEKGKVPPCPKCGHETQETKDLCMSTRSLKFGRQSGIDDDGPSGYNEYWKNLASGGGGTYTGDDDDEYGEDDDEYDEEEDDETEEKTDKEADDVVKGYRDEFAALNLGRTYASGYADYEES